Proteins found in one Acidobacteriota bacterium genomic segment:
- a CDS encoding multicopper oxidase domain-containing protein — MNKGRRNFLRGSAMLGAGALASSKVLAQHEGHQHSTEEKKPATKVTTKASSQATVQPSASAPVPFYAPDLPKLPYTVENGVKVFRLVAEVVRTEFLPASEHMDARIVDAWGYNGSVPGPTIEVNEGDRVRIIFENKLPEATTPHWHGLEVPIEMDGTPAISQPLIYPGESFTYEFTLNQNGTFFYHSHMAMQEMMGMIGFFIIHPKKPHTPRVDKDFGIIFQEWALLPNNTVPNSLSMEFNWLTMNGKAGPACTPMVVKQGERVRIRLVNMGMDHHPIHLHGTQFYVTGTEGGRVPESGWYPGNTVLVGVAQARDVEFEAKYIGDWMLHCHLPHHMMNQMVSMVGPMAHGVHGMQTGKGMEEGMGMIRKGNALSDELSPAFGRGMGMTKSERETSNLVGQQKPAMSAAQETVYTCTMHPEVKSNKPGACPKCGMALVPLGQAGKRAKGYPQDMWMPMDDEVAKPETYGMAKDWTGASMGMMTYVRVLTPEMYDKVMARIKEGTVEKSAPAPSHKHHEEE; from the coding sequence GCAGTCAGGCAACGGTTCAACCAAGCGCCAGCGCGCCAGTGCCGTTTTATGCGCCTGACCTTCCAAAGTTGCCCTACACCGTTGAGAATGGGGTGAAAGTTTTTCGCCTGGTTGCCGAAGTCGTGCGAACCGAATTTTTGCCCGCTTCCGAACATATGGATGCGCGCATCGTTGATGCCTGGGGCTATAACGGCAGCGTGCCGGGTCCGACCATCGAAGTCAACGAAGGCGACCGCGTGCGCATCATCTTTGAAAATAAATTGCCCGAAGCCACGACGCCGCACTGGCACGGGCTTGAGGTGCCGATTGAAATGGATGGCACACCGGCAATCAGCCAACCGCTCATCTATCCGGGCGAATCCTTTACCTATGAATTCACCCTCAATCAAAACGGCACGTTTTTTTATCACTCGCACATGGCGATGCAGGAGATGATGGGAATGATAGGTTTTTTCATTATTCATCCGAAAAAACCGCACACGCCGCGCGTCGATAAAGATTTCGGCATCATCTTTCAGGAGTGGGCGTTGCTTCCCAATAACACGGTGCCCAATTCGCTTTCGATGGAATTCAACTGGCTGACCATGAATGGCAAAGCCGGACCCGCCTGCACGCCGATGGTTGTCAAACAGGGCGAACGGGTGCGCATTCGCCTGGTGAATATGGGAATGGATCATCATCCGATTCACCTGCACGGCACGCAGTTTTATGTCACCGGAACCGAAGGCGGGCGCGTACCGGAATCGGGTTGGTATCCGGGCAATACCGTGCTCGTCGGTGTGGCGCAGGCTCGCGATGTTGAATTTGAAGCGAAGTATATCGGCGATTGGATGTTGCATTGCCATTTGCCGCACCACATGATGAATCAAATGGTTTCGATGGTCGGCCCGATGGCGCACGGCGTGCACGGAATGCAAACCGGCAAAGGCATGGAAGAAGGCATGGGCATGATTCGCAAAGGCAATGCGCTGTCGGATGAACTGAGTCCCGCCTTCGGGCGCGGCATGGGCATGACGAAATCCGAAAGAGAGACCTCGAATCTCGTTGGGCAACAAAAGCCAGCAATGAGCGCGGCGCAGGAAACGGTCTACACCTGCACCATGCACCCCGAAGTCAAATCCAACAAACCGGGCGCGTGTCCGAAATGTGGCATGGCATTGGTTCCGCTCGGGCAAGCTGGCAAACGCGCCAAAGGCTATCCGCAGGATATGTGGATGCCGATGGATGATGAGGTCGCGAAACCGGAAACTTACGGCATGGCGAAAGACTGGACGGGCGCAAGCATGGGGATGATGACCTATGTGCGCGTGCTCACCCCGGAAATGTATGACAAGGTGATGGCGCGTATTAAAGAGGGGACAGTTGAAAAATCAGCGCCCGCGCCATCGCATAAACATCATGAAGAAGAGTGA